A genomic window from Phoenix dactylifera cultivar Barhee BC4 chromosome 7, palm_55x_up_171113_PBpolish2nd_filt_p, whole genome shotgun sequence includes:
- the LOC103702439 gene encoding agamous-like MADS-box protein AGL14, with protein sequence MGRPKVQLKFIEEQRKRSATYRKRIGGLKKKASELAILCDIPALAISFGPEGQVETWPEDNQAAGYIIQRYRELSTVIQNKHKLDLPGYMKAEINKRRASCNRRIRDLADTPLLPTDDLLCAMNKSLRELAHQLDSRMEAIKERIQLLKDRQHFNGGETINLGGQCLEIVPRDGMMGIQSTSSGYDLMVSDPYLTLNTSLQYPPQPRSFSFLQFPYVPVSMDEVPLATVPSIPMNMDEVPFTVVPPIPTSSTSPLVGAILENDSANRGVVPVHPLNSSIGLFENHNLMGGGAAEQNHTNIVVAQNNVHHLADCASPKQTSVSSKPWPFAWNP encoded by the coding sequence ATGGGCCGCCCCAAGGTGCAGCTAAAGTTCATTGAAGAACAGCGCAAACGGTCGGCAACCTATAGGAAGAGAATAGGAGGGCTAAAGAAGAAGGCTAGTGAATTGGCCATCCTTTGTGATATACCGGCCTTGGCGATAAGCTTTGGACCCGAGGGACAAGTAGAGACATGGCCTGAGGACAATCAAGCAGCTGGATACATTATTCAGAGGTACCGAGAGCTTAGTACCGTTATCCAAAACAAGCACAAACTCGACTTACCAGGTTACATGAAGGCTGAAATCAACAAACGTCGAGCATCATGCAATAGGAGGATCAGGGATTTAGCTGATACGCCACTGTTGCCTACGGATGATTTGCTTTGTGCCATGAACAAGTCACTAAGGGAGCTTGCTCATCAATTGGACTCAAGGATGGAGGCGATCAAAGAGAGAATCCAATTGCTTAAAGACAGACAACACTTCAATGGAGGAGAGACCATCAACTTGGGAGGCCAATGCCTAGAAATTGTTCCTCGTGATGGGATGATGGGTATCCAAAGTACATCTTCTGGTTATGATCTGATGGTTTCGGATCCATATCTCACTCTGAACACTTCCTTGCAATACCCTCCGCAGCCAAGGAGCTTCAGTTTCTTGCAGTTTCCTTATGTGCCAGTGAGCATGGATGAGGTACCCTTAGCTACGGTGCCTTCAATTCCAATGAACATGGATGAGGTGCCCTTCACTGTGGTGCCTCCAATCCCAACATCCTCGACGTCGCCATTGGTCGGTGCAATATTGGAAAATGACTCTGCCAACAGGGGTGTGGTTCCTGTCCATCCACTGAATAGTTCGATCGGGTTGTTTGAGAACCATAATTTGATGGGAGGTGGTGCAGCAGAGCAGAATCATACTAATATTGTGGTGGCTCAGAACAATGTGCATCATCTGGCTGACTGTGCCAGTCCCAAGCAAACTTCTGTCTCCAGTAAACCATGGCCATTTGCTTGGAATCCATAG